From Ipomoea triloba cultivar NCNSP0323 chromosome 5, ASM357664v1, the proteins below share one genomic window:
- the LOC116018699 gene encoding non-specific lipid transfer protein GPI-anchored 1 produces the protein MTLRDVKVLGLVLLLVGCGGGVAAAKDDLKDKCGKESTKVTDCLMYAIGTADAPSKQCCDSVSSIKETDPVCLCYVIQQVHKGDSSVTGLGIKEDRLLKLPSACKLANASTTNCPKLLNLPAGSPDAAIFTNATTSHATSTTPGASPGASSTSQPTTAGGDSAGFKHAPQLAGVPLLAAAVAVVLWAFPSVV, from the exons ATGACGTTAAGGGACGTTAAAGTGTTGGGTTTGGTGTTGTTGTTGGTTGGTTGCGGCGGAGGAGTGGCGGCGGCGAAGGATGACTTGAAGGACAAGTGCGGGAAAGAGTCGACGAAAGTGACGGATTGCCTGATGTACGCGATCGGGACGGCGGACGCGCCGAGCAAGCAGTGCTGCGACTCGGTGTCGAGCATTAAGGAGACGGATCCGGTGTGCCTCTGCTACGTTATACAGCAGGTTCATAAAGGGGATAGCTCCGTCACCGGTCTTGGCATTAAAGAGGACCGTTTGCTTAAGCTTCCGTCCGCGTGTAAGCTCGCCAATGCCAGCACCACCAACTGCCCTA AACTGTTGAACCTTCCGGCGGGGTCTCCGGACGCCGCCATCTTCACAAACGCCACAACTAGTCACGCCACTTCGACAACCCCCGGCGCATCTCCCGGCGCCTCATCAACGTCACAGCCGACCACCGCTGGCGGTGACTCTGCTGGGTTCAAGCACGCCCCGCAGCTCGCCGGAGTGCCCTTGTTGGCCGCTGCTGTCGCCGTCGTCCTCTGGGCATTTCCCAGTGTGGTTTGA